A region from the Acyrthosiphon pisum isolate AL4f chromosome A1, pea_aphid_22Mar2018_4r6ur, whole genome shotgun sequence genome encodes:
- the LOC100570710 gene encoding golgin subfamily A member 6-like protein 6 has product MSFYRNNIASNMRRTKSIQNKLNEDEKTVHHHVTKRRKRRCKKSKSISDLMELKDLCKEVDRIAILERREPDMTTDKRKTVKKRSRSGNASRSLLDISSIHIPDQDRKILDSMRRKREEKQYGEDLAHRVNVFWEQMREEEKRLTKEQKQKWQDFITAKRNVENGVKNMRLDELRVAFENNQRQLEEHIIQKDIKVNELKQQIGDRKLFENALKQDKEFRKQKIASDNNFYEQMNTLQHKKRLHDINLLKQKKADEIRNKSLQISQERIMSSNRMEELRHAVQLERIQARHDDTIRRKFDECQAKERKAFQNHLDKMSMRMRELANKSLQREQHMGQVHRVARELEDGMQRWQDRIMLMQYEQLRRAKENAALYTDNKKLRAEIENKRRILEHSAKIQRVKEAERERLCNIKKEIEEEEKKIRRIKQKKNLEIQMGRKLALSTAELRKEIRRSTELDLFTQR; this is encoded by the exons ATGTCGTTCTATCGAAACAATATTGCTTCAAATATGCGACGCACCAAgtctattcaaaataaattaaatgaagatgaaaa aaccgTACATCATCATGTCACAAAAAGACGAAAACGCCGTTGTAAAAAATCGAAAAGCATAAGTGACCTGATGGAATTAAAAGACCTGTGTAAAGAAGTCGACAGGATTGCAATCCTCGAAAGACGTGAACCAGACATGACGACTGATAAAcggaaaactgtaaaaaaacgTTCACGATCTGGGAACGCAAGTCG AAGCTTATTGGACATTAGTAGTATTCATATACCAGACCAAGACCGAAAAATTTTGGATAGTATGAGGCGAAAACGTGAAGAAAAACAGTATGGAGAGGATCTAGCGCATAGAGTTAATGTATTTTGGGAACAAATGCGGGAAGAGGAAAAACGATTAACTAAAGAACAAAAGCAAAAATGGCAAGATTTCATAACGGCAAAACGAAATGTAGAAAATGGGGTTAAAAATATGCGTTTGGATGAACTGCGCGTGGCATTCGAGAATAACCAAAGACAGTTGGAGGaacatataatacaaaaagACATAAAAGTTAATGAACTTAAACAACAAATTGGAGACCGcaag TTGTTTGAAAATGCATTAAAACAAGACAAAGAGTTCAGGAAGCAAAAAATCGCGAgtgacaataatttttatgaacaaatgAACACTCTTCAACACAAAAAAAGATTGCATGACATAAATCTTTTGAAACAGAAAAAAGCGGacgaaataagaaataaatcaCTTCAAATAAGTCAAGAA AGAATTATGTCATCAAATCGTATGGAGGAATTGCGACATGCTGTGCAATTAGAGCGAATTCAAGCACGTCATGACGATACGATCCGTCGAAAGTTTGATGAGTGCCAAGCGAAAGAACGAAAAGCTTTTCAAAATCATCTAGACAAAATGTCCATGCGGATGCGAGAGTTGGCTAATAAAAG tttacagAGGGAACAACACATGGGTCAAGTTCATAGAGTAGCTAGAGAACTTGAGGATGGAATGCAAAGATGGCAAGATCGTATAATGTTAATGCAATACGAGCAGTTAAGAAGAGCGAAAGAAAATGCAGCTCTGTATACTGATAATAAAAAACTCAGAGCAGAGATAGAAAATAAACGTAGAATCTTAGAGCATTCTGCTAAAATACAAAG gGTGAAAGAAGCTGAAAGAGAACGACTGTGCAATatcaaaaaagaaattgaagaaGAAGAAAAGAAAATAAGAAGAATTAAACAGaagaaaaatttagaaattcaAATGGGTCGAAAACTCGCGTTAAGTACAGCTGAGCTAAGAAAAGAAATTAG ACGCAGTACGGAATTGGATTTGTTTACACAACGATGA